gaggaggaagaggaggaagaggaggccgCGAAGGAGGCGGCCGCCCACGACCTCTTCGTCCTGGAGATCGAGGCGCTGCCCCTGGAGCCCGGCGAgacccccccggggtccccccccctggggtccccccccccggggacgcCCCTGCCGCCCCCCGGCGCCTCCGAGGCCACCCCGAAAGccgcccccccgtcccccgAGCCTTCGGAGGccaccccccccgccgcccccctccccggagGAGGCCTCCCGGACTctcgcggccccccccggcggcggcggaggagatgccgggggcgggcggggggcgctgCCGGCTCTGGactcgtccccccccccaaaaaagacccCTGGGGGGCAACCCCTGGCCCTTGGAGAacggcgccggggggggcggcggggggggcgccgccATCACCTCCACCAGCTTCAACGGcagcgccgagcccccccccgccgcctctcCCCCGCCCCGCAAGCGCAGCCGGCTCCAGGcggcccccccaaacccttccaggtacggggggcgggcggggggcttcggggggggggttgcggcggcggccccgccgtgcgcccccccggccgccccccccggcgtGGAGGTGCACAGCGTGGGCTCGGAGgacgaagaggaggaggaggaggaggaagaaggcgaggtgggggggtcccggcacagccccctccccgacTCCACCCGCGCCGACTCGCCCGGCCGCGACCTGGTGAGCagctcccagggcagcccccggcgccccccgcccaAAACCTgcaaggtgaggggggggcaaatatttttttgggggggggggggggggtgtgtccCGGGTacctgggggggtccccgttgggtttggggggggcttcgTGCTCCTCTGGGGTCCCTTTTTGGGGATAGGGGGGCAcctgtcctgtccccccccgccccgggggggcccttcgtgtgtcctggggggggggcaaatatttttgggggggtcccggatacctggggggggccctgggggttCCCCattggatttgggggggcttcGTGCTCCTCTGGGGTCCCTTTTTGGGGATAGGGGGGCACCTGTCTCAtctcccccccccggggggggtccttggggtgtCCTGGGGAGGAGTCCctattttggggagggggtccctgtacttgggggagggggggggtccccatcgTATccttgggggggtcttgggaATCCCTTTTAGGGAGGGGTTGTCCCTAATTGGGGGGGGTtccctaatttgggggggagCCCTATTTGGGAGGGGGGTCCCTAATTTGAGAGGGGGGCGTCCCTGTCCTATCTTGTGGGGGGGTCCCTATTTTGGGGGAGGGTTCCCTAATTTGGGGGAGGGGTCCCTAatctgggggggtccctttgCTGTCCTGGGGTTCCCTaatttgggaggggggggggggtccctgtcctattttggggggggtccctaatttgagggggggtccctaatttaggggggggtccctaattgAGGGGGTTCCCtattttggggggtccctttgctgtcctgggggggggtcctggggttcCCTAATTTcggaggggggggtccctgtcctattttgggggggggtccctaatttAGGGGGGGGGCTAATTCAGAGGGGGTTCctattttgggggggtccctttgctgtcctgggggggggtcctggggttcCCTAACTTcgagggggggggtccctaatttaggggggggtccctaatttgggggggggggggtccctaattgAGGGGGTTCCctattttgggggggtccctttgctgtccggggggggggtctgggggtccctaatttttggggggggtccctcattttggggggggggtccccaatatgggggggtccctaatttaacttcgtgcccccccccccccagaccagCGTGGCGACGCAGTGCGACCCCGAGGAGATCATCGTGCTCTCGGACTCGGactagccccgccccctccccacattagccccgccccctcccacattagccccgcccccctcctcTCTTcggcctggccccgcccccaatAAAGCTCCGTTTTGTTACTGCGCCGGCGGCGCGGTCCCTTTAAgagcccgcggccccgccccctcccccccccagcccgagCGCGGCGGCGGACTGCGCCTGCGCGGCGGCGCGCGGCTCCTCCCCTCCGCCAATGGGCGGCGGCGAcgcgcggcggggggggggcggggccgggcggatTTAAAGGGGCCGCGGCGGGCGctggtggcgggggggggcgggggaaggGGGCCGGGATGAGgtgggggggccgcggccgctTTAaggcgggcgggggcggggcggggccgcggggggggcggcgggggagcgccaagatggcggcggcggcgccctgAGCCCCGGAGCCCAGCGcgggtgagcgggggggggggggaggggggagggggcggggccgggggggcggggccaggggggcggggggggaggggggctccggggccgggggggggggcgcggggaggggttggggggggcgtATGGGGGCTGTAGGGGGTGTGGGGAGGCTGTAGGGgcgggggtatggggggggctataggggactgtaggggctgggggcgtgtagggggctataggggctgggggcgtgtagggggctgtaggggctgggggtgtggggggctaCAGGGGActataggggctgggggcgtgGGGGCTTACAGGGGGCTGTAGGGTATGGGGGCTATAGGGTACGGGGGTGTgtagggggctataggggctgggggcgtgtagggggctgtaggggctgggggtgtggggggctaCAGGGGActataggggctgggggcgtgGGGGCTTACAGGGGGCTGTAGggtatggggccgtatgggggcTATAGGGTACGGGGGCGTGTAGGGGGCtgtaggggctgggggtgtggggggctgtagggggcGAGGGGCGTAGGGACAGGGGTATGGGGACgtataggggctgggggtgtgcgGGCTATAGGGGCTGGAGGCCTAGGGGGGGTGTTATAGGGGCTGGGGGTATGGGGGCATACAGGGGCtatagggggtgggggggtatgggggctataggggctgggggtgtagggggctatgggggctataggggctgggggtgtggggggctaTAGGGattgggggtatgggggtgtataggggctataggggctgGCGGCgtgggggctataggggccAAGGTGTGTAGGGGCTGGGGCTATAGGGAGCTATAGGGGctggggttatgggggttatggggggctgtaggggctgggggtgtAGGGTGGTGTGGGGGGCTACAGGGGCCAAAGAGTATAGGGGCGGGGGAGGTGGGGGCGTataggggctatagggggctataggggctgggggtatagggggttgggggggctgtaggggtcAAGGGGTATGGTATAGGGGCTGGGGGTATGGGGACGTATGGGGGATAGGGATATGGCAGTGTATAGGGGCTATAGGGACTGGGGGTATGGGGAGTTATAGGGgctgggggtatggggggtgtGTGGGGAGCTATAGGGGCCAAGGAGTGTAGGGGCAGGGGGTATAGGGACGTATAGGGGCTGGGAGCATAGGGGGATGGGGTGGGGCTATAGGGAGCTATAGGTGCTGGGGGTATAGGGGGGTGGGGTGGCCAtaggggggctctgggggcatAGGGCGGTGTTGTAGGGGCTGGGGGTATAGGAGCTATAGGGGCCAGGGGTATAAAGACGGGGGATATAGGAGCTGGGGGTATACAGAGTATTATAGGGGTTGGGGATATAGGGAGCTATAGGGGCTGGGAGtatagggggctataggggctggGTTTATAGGGCACTATAAGGGGTGGGGGTACAGGGTGGTATAGGTACTGGAAGTGTAGGGGCTGGCCTTGTAGGGGGCTATATGGGGGTATAGGGGCTGGACTTATTTGGGGCTACAGGGGGCTACAGGGGCTGGGGGtatagggggctataggggctggGGGTATAGGGGGGCATAGGGAgcagggctatggggggggtcaggggtgtGTGGGGCGTGCTGGGGGTATAGGGGCGTGCGTAGGGACCGGTGCtatgggggtgcaggggggctgggggtatAGGGGCAGGGCTGTAAGGGTTGGGGTTATGGGAACGTATAGGGGCTGGGGACTGGATGCGTAGGGACAGGCCATAGGGGGTGTGTGGGTGCTGGGGCTATAGGGATTGGGCTGTAGGGCTGTATAGAGGCTGGGAGCGTAGGGACCGGGGGTATAGGGGTTGGGGGTCTGGGGTGTGtaggggctggggcagggcaggtgCCTGGGCCATATAGGGCctgggggctatagggggtgCTTGGGTAGGGACCCTATAGGGGGTGCGTGCAGGGTGTGTAGGGACGGGGGTTATAGCTGTGGGGGTGCATATAGGCGCTGTATGGGGTACCTGGGGTGTATATAGGGGCTGGGGCAGACTGGGGGGCCTGTAGGGGGGGAGTGGAGCCTATAGGGGGCGCATGAGACCTATAGGGGGGGTGTGGGGCCTAGGTGCGTGGGGCCTATGGGGGTCTGCGGGGCCTATAGGGGGTGCATGAggcctatgggggggggggggcctatAGGAGGTACCTGAGGCCCATGGGGGGAGCATAGGGGCTAGGTGCATGGGGCCTATGGGGGAGTGTGGGGGCCTATAGGGGAGGTGTGGGGCCTATGGGACCTatgggaggggggtgggggccTATAGGGTGTGGGAGGGGCCTATGGTGAGGGCTTGGGGTCTGTGGGGGGGCGTGGCGGCCCATAGGGAAGGTGTGGGGCCtatgggttggggggggctatagggtgTGGGGGGGGCCTATAGGGGAGGCATAGGGCCTATAGGGGAGGTGTGGGGTCTATAGCGCAAGTGTGGAGCCTATGGGGAAGGTGTGGGGCTTATGGGGTGGAGGCTATAGGGGAGGAATGGGGCCTATAGGGGAGGCGTGGGGCCTATAGGGGAGGTGTGGAGTCTATGGGGTGTATGTCGGGGGCCTATAGGGGAACTGTGGGGCCTATAGAAGAGGAGTGGGGCCTATGGTGTGTATGTGGCGGGCCTATAGGGGAACCGTGGGGCCTATATAGGGGAGGTGGAGCCTATGGGGGTATGTGGCGGGCCTATAGGGGAACCGTGGGGCCTATAGGGGAGGCGTGGAGTCTATGGGGTGTATGTGGGGGGCCTATAGGGGAGCCTatggtgtgtgtgggggggctatagggtgCATGTGGGGCCTATAGGGGAACTGTGGGGCCTATAGGGGAACCGTGGGGCCTATAGGGGAGGCGGGGGGCCTATAGGGGAGTGTGTGGGGCCTATGGGTTGTGTGGGGGGGACCTATAGGGGAACTGTGGGGCCTACAGGGGAACTGTGGGGCCTATAGGGGAACCATGGGGCCTATGGGTTGTGTATGTGGGGCCTATAGGGGAGGCGTGGGGCCTATAGGGGAAGCGTGGAGCCTATGGTGTgtggggggggctatagggtgCGTGTGGGGCCTATAGGGGAGCCGTGGGGCCTATAGGGGAGGCGTGGGCAAGGCcgcggggcagagccccccTCGCCCGCCCCCCCTCTGACGCCCGTCCCCGCAGGAGCGTCGCCGCCGGGGCAGCGCCATGGAGGCCTCGtgcggcggcgggggcaggggcggcggcgggggggggctgctgcacGTGGACTTCCCCGAGATCACCAGCGCCCTCCTGGCCAACCTGAACCAGCAGCGGGTGGAGGGGAAGCTCTGCGACATCTCCATCCACGTCCAGGGCCGCGTCTTCCGCGCCCACCGCGCCGTGCTGGCCGCCTCCTCGCCCTACTTCCACGACCAGGTGCTGCTCAAGAACGTCACCTCCATCGTCCTGCCCAGCGTCATGGACCCCGGCGCCTTCGAGACCGTGCTGGGCTCGGCCTACACCGGCCGCCTCTCCATGGCCCCCGGGGACATCGTCAACTTCCTGACGGTGGGCAGCGTCCTGCAGATGTGGCACATCGTGGACAAGTGCACCGAGCTCCTCAAGGAAGGCCGCGCCgcgccctgctcctcctcctcctcctcgtcctcctcctcctcctcgtcctcctcctcctcctcgtcttcGTCCTCGCTGCGCGCCCACTCCAGCCGCACCAGCGACAACcagtcccccagcagctccaaTTACTTCAGCCCCCGCGAGGCCGCCGACGAGCCCCACAAGTGCCCCCCGgcccgcggcggccccgcggggaaaggcggcggcggaggcggtggcggaggcggcggaggaggcggcggcgagcTGCTGGAGGCCGAGGAAGAGGACGGCGAGGCCGCGCGGCGCCCCCTCTACGTGCAGCCCAGCATCGTGCCCCAGAAGCAGTGGGTCTACGTCAAGcaggagtggctgcaggaggaccTGGTCCTCACCTGCGAGGAGGACGAGGACCCCGTGGAGGGCCCGGCGCGGGCCGAGGGACCCTcgcggcctcctcctcctcctcctcctcctcctccccctccttcctccgccaagctggaggagcaggtgaACTTCTGCGAGTCCTCCGAGGATTTCTCCTCGCCCTACGAGGCGCTGGAGGAGGCCGGGGGCCCGGCGGGCTTCGCCCCGCGCTCGCTGCTCCCCATGGACATGCAAGGCAACCAGATCCTGGTGTTCCCGGCCCAGGCGCCGGCCGAGCACGGCGCCGTGcagctggcggcggcggcgcccgaCGGCAACAAGATCTTCATGTGCCACTGCGGGAAGGCCTTCTCGCACAAGAGCATGCGGGACCGCCACGTCAACATGCACCTCAACCTGCGGCCCTTCGACTGCCCCGTCTGCGGCAAGAAGTTCAAGATGAAGCACCACCTCACCGAGCACATGAAGACCCACACCGGCCTCAAGCCCTACCAGTGCGCCGTCTGCGCCAAGAAGTTCATGTGGCGCGACAGCTTCATGCGGCACAAGGGGCACTGCGAGCGCCGGCACCGCCTGGCCGCGggggctctgccaccccccggcgccgccgccgccgccgccgcggcccgcAAAGAGCTCGGGGGGGGACCCGAAGGGGACTGGGGGGCGCTGCGCGAGGCGCCGGCCCCGGGGTCTCCCCGCGGGGAGCTGGCGTTCGCCGGGGGGAAGGCGTGAGGCGGGGAGAGGACGCGGGGAGAGGAGGACGGGGAcgggggtgaggggggaggaTGGGTCCCCGAGGGGGTGCCGGGTCCCTGAGGGGGGTCCCGGGTCCCTGAGGGGGGTCCCAGGTCCCTGAGGGGGGTCCCGGGTCCCtgaggggggtccccaaggagGGTCCCGGGTCCCTGAGGCGGGTACCGGGTTCCTAAGGATGGGTCCCAGGTCCCCAAAGGGGGTCTCAGCGTGCCCGGACCGGCGTCTGACCCATCCCAGGCAAaggtttggggtccccagggtcCACCTCGTCCCAAAAGCCTGGGGCCGGTCCCATCCTGGACACCCAGGTCCCGTGGGTGCCATCCCGCACACCTGGGTCCCGTGGGGTCCCATCCTGCCCGGATGGTTGGGTCCCATCCCACCTGGACGCAGGGGTCCCATCCTGGCCCCCCAAGTCCCGTTGTCTCTGGTCGCCCAGGTCCCGTGGGTCCCGTCCTGGCCACCCCGTCCCCGTCACACGGGGACACCTGGGTCCCATCCTGGACACCCAGGACCCATTGTGGACACCCAGGACCCATCCCAGTGGGACACGTGGCTCCCATCCTGAGCACCCAGGACCCATCCTGGACACGGGTCCCATCCTGGAcaccccgtccccatcccactgggacACCCAGGACTCATTGGGGACACCCAGGACCCATCGGGGACACCCAGGACCCATCGGGGCACCCAGGACCCATCTCCCCAGGACATTCGGGTCCCATCCTGGACACCCAGGACCCATCGGGGACACTCAGGACCCATCCCGGCCACCaggtccccgtcccccccacacccctgggTCCCTtggggtcctgcacctgggtcccACCCCCCGTTGGgtgccacccatgggtgcccctgCGCGCGTCCCCTCACTGTGTGTGTAAGCGCCCGGTGCTGAGCTGGGACCTGGCCCTGTTgtcaccgcccccccccgccccggtaccgggggtgggtgggggtggggtgggtaccgtggcccctcccccccccccccaattttgtattttgagtcaatttgtgggtttttttgtttttttttttttttttaaacgtctATAAATATTTACTGGTCCTGCTGCCTCCGGCCTcctgctggggtgggggctggaggggcgTGGTTTAAAGGGGCGTGGTTCAAAAGGGGGCGTGGTTCAAATGGGGCGTGGTCACGgagagggggcgtggccagagAAAGCGAAAGTGAAAGTGAAAGCAGCGACAGGTCCATGGCTGGGTGCGCGgcgctgcggctgctgctggcgggtgagagcggggccccccccgcgcccccccccccaaaatgaccccccccacccccccgacccctcccccaccccatgctgaggctctgcccccccccccatccccgcagGGCTCTGCTTGGTGCCGTCGGGGGCGGCAGaagcggggccccccccggtccccccccccgctgccctgcgccctgctggaggcgggggggggccggggggcgctgcCGGGGGCCGTCACCCAGCGCCCCGCCGTGctcaggctgggggggggggcgccggggggacCCCCCTGAACCCGGCGTCGACCCCAACGTCACCTTCGATGTGTCCGGTAGGTGcggggggggacccccccccgagaccccccccccaagacccccccatcAATGTCCACAGCATGGTGATGAGGGGGGCCACAAAGGGGgcacgacccccccccctcctggcccccccccATGAGGTCAATgcccttctgcccccccccccccccccccttccccgcagACCCCTGGGGCCCCCTGGAGCGGATTTGGGGCcccccctgggtgccccccacctgCGAGCTcagccccacgccccccccacTCCGGCTCCGCGCCCTGGGCCCGCGCCCTGCACCCCGacggccgcagcccccccgaaatgggggggtcctggtggctGGCCTCCCTGGGGACCCCCTCCTACGGCGTCaccgtgctgctgcagggacagcccggcccccccggcgccaCCGCGGTCACCGGTAAGGGCgtccccgggaccccccccctgtgtcccctgtgtccccacatcccagtgaccccccccataatccccccaAAGCGTCCCCACCGCGTCCCCATTGCGTCTCCCCATATGTCCCCCATGTGCCCCCCTGTGTCCCCGAAGTGTCCCCACGttgccccccccatgtccccacgtcccccctgtgtccccctgtCCACACCACGTCCctgcatccccatgtccccccccccacaatgtccccacgtccccacttgccccccgtgtccccacatcccccccatgtcctgcccatgcccccccccgcgtccccatgtcccccccacaccccaaatcctccccacgtccccccccatgtccccacgtcccccctgtgtccccctgtCCACCCCACGTCCCcgcatccccatgtcccccccccccaatgtccccacgtccccccacgtccccacttgcccccccgtgtccccacatccccccaatgtccccacgtccccacgtccccctgcatccccctgtccccccacatccccacttcccccccgcgtccccatgtcccccccacaccccaaatcctccccacgtccccccccatgtccccacgtccccccggcgtccccccacatccccccatcccccccacatccccatgtcccccccctcatccccacgtcccccccacgccccaaatcctccccacgtccccctccctgtccccgcAGCGGCGCTGGCGGTGCTCACCCGCACGCCGGAGGtgcgggggcgcccggggggggcggtggAGCTGCACTGCGCCTtcgcggcccccccgggccccttCGCCCTCGAGTGGCGCCACCAGCACCAGGGCGCCGGCCGCGTGCTCCTGGCCTACGACAGTGCCAccgcccgcgccccccgcg
The DNA window shown above is from Anser cygnoides isolate HZ-2024a breed goose chromosome 35, Taihu_goose_T2T_genome, whole genome shotgun sequence and carries:
- the ZBTB22 gene encoding zinc finger and BTB domain-containing protein 22 — translated: MEASCGGGGRGGGGGGLLHVDFPEITSALLANLNQQRVEGKLCDISIHVQGRVFRAHRAVLAASSPYFHDQVLLKNVTSIVLPSVMDPGAFETVLGSAYTGRLSMAPGDIVNFLTVGSVLQMWHIVDKCTELLKEGRAAPCSSSSSSSSSSSSSSSSSSSSSSLRAHSSRTSDNQSPSSSNYFSPREAADEPHKCPPARGGPAGKGGGGGGGGGGGGGGGELLEAEEEDGEAARRPLYVQPSIVPQKQWVYVKQEWLQEDLVLTCEEDEDPVEGPARAEGPSRPPPPPPPPPPPPSSAKLEEQVNFCESSEDFSSPYEALEEAGGPAGFAPRSLLPMDMQGNQILVFPAQAPAEHGAVQLAAAAPDGNKIFMCHCGKAFSHKSMRDRHVNMHLNLRPFDCPVCGKKFKMKHHLTEHMKTHTGLKPYQCAVCAKKFMWRDSFMRHKGHCERRHRLAAGALPPPGAAAAAAAARKELGGGPEGDWGALREAPAPGSPRGELAFAGGKA
- the TAPBP gene encoding LOW QUALITY PROTEIN: tapasin (The sequence of the model RefSeq protein was modified relative to this genomic sequence to represent the inferred CDS: deleted 2 bases in 2 codons), whose product is MGRGHGEGAWPEKAKVKVKAATGPWLGARRCGCCWRGSAWCRRGRQKRGPPRSPPPLPCALLEAGGGRGALPGAVTQRPAVLRLGGGAPGDPPEPGVDPNVTFDVSDPWGPLERIWGPPWVPPTCELSPTPPHSGSAPWARALHPDGRSPPEMGGSWWLASLGTPSYGVTVLLQGQPGPPGATAVTAALAVLTRTPEVRGRPGGAVELHCAFAAPPGPFALEWRHQHQGAGRVLLAYDSATARAPRATPGAELLLGAPGGDGDGATAVTLRLPRLDVAHEGTYFCSVFLPHGHAQQLLQLHVLEPPKVTLSPRPLVVAPGAAAELRCHVSGFYPLDVAVTWTRRAAGSGTSAPAGAAVAETWSSGHRQGPNGTYSRSVGARLVPAQPQHHGDVYACVVTHPALSAPLRATVRLRLAGSEGPALEDALGLFLVAFVLCGLVRWLSPAPPRPEDHPKKSQ